A region from the Lolium perenne isolate Kyuss_39 chromosome 4, Kyuss_2.0, whole genome shotgun sequence genome encodes:
- the LOC127323214 gene encoding LOW QUALITY PROTEIN: nuclear cap-binding protein subunit 1 (The sequence of the model RefSeq protein was modified relative to this genomic sequence to represent the inferred CDS: deleted 1 base in 1 codon), with protein sequence MSAGWRTLLLRIGDRCPEYGGSADHKEHIEICYNVLCREYEHSKDAIFEFLLQCAEQLPHKIPFFGVLIGLINLENEDFAKGIVDTTHANIQDALHNENSDRVRILLRFLCGLMCSKVILPNSIVETYETLLSAAATILDEEAGNPSWQPRADFYVYCILASLPWGGSELFEQVPDELERVLVGIESYISIRRHFDDIAFSVFETDEGNSPNKKDFMEDLWDRMQTLSRNGWKVKSVPKPHLSFEAQLVVGKSHRFPAVSCPPPIFTMSVSEILKGQEKHEANLKYPQRLRRLHIFPTNKAENMQPVDRFVVEEYILDVLLFFNGCRKECAFYLVSLPVPFRYEYLMAETIFSQLLLLPNPPFRPIYYTLVIIDLCKALPAAFPSVVVAAVHALFDRISNMDTECRTRLILWFSHHLSNFQFIWPWQEWASVKGLPKWAPQRVFVQEVLEREIRLSYFEKIKQSIEDAAELEGLLPPKAGPNFSYHTDESKESTDGHRLSKELVSMVRGKKTTRDIILWVEEQIVPANGAKFAVGVVSQTLLDIGSKSFTHLITILERYGQIISKLCPDEEMQLLLMDEVSAYWKNSTQMTAIAIDRMMGYRLISNLAIVKWVFSPANVDQFHVSDRPWEILRNAVSKTYNRISDLRKEIQSLRKNIQVAKEASAKAIKELEEAKSVLEVIEGQPVPSERPGRLRRLQAFADKAKEDEVTTEEFLEAKEALLARGLEEGKELLRLLFKSFVNVLTERLPPVSADGDVPNLRAGDPNVTIPAGEPEAATMDIDNENGADNNSQLNGQNAKAGYSIGELEQWGLCTLGHLKSFSRQYATEIWSHVAMLDEEVFVGSVHPLIRKAASPVCADQLATALTFDS encoded by the exons atgagCGCCGGCTGGAGGACTCTGCTGCTCCGCATCGGCGACAGGTGCCCCGAGTACGGGGGCTCCGCCGACCACAAGGAGCACATC GAAATCTGTTACAATGTGCTTTGTCGTGAATATGAACACTCCAAAGATGCTATTTTTGAG TTTCTCCTTCAGTGTGCAGAACAATTACCTCACAAGATCCCTTTCTTTGGAGTTTTG ATTGGTTTGATAAACTTAGAAAATGAAGATTTTGCCAAGGGTATTGTGGATACAACACATGCGAACATACAG GATGCCTTGCATAATGAAAACAGTGACAGAGTCAGGATCTTGCTGCGATTTCTCTGCGGCCTG ATGTGCAGCAAAGTTATATTGCCAAATTCCATTGTTGAGACATATGAGACACTGTTATCAGCTGCTGCAACAATATTGGACGAGGAAGCTGGAAATCCTTCTTGGCAACCTCGTGCTGATTTTTATGTTTATTGTATTTTGGCTTCCCTACCGTGGGGTGGTTCAGAATTGTTCGAG CAAGTTCCGGATGAATTGGAGAGGGTTCTGGTTGGTATAGAGTCTTACATAAGCATCAGAAGGCATTTTGATGATATTGCTTTCTCGGTCTTCGAGACGGATGAAGGCAACTCTCCCAATAAAAAG GATTTTATGGAAGATCTATGGGACCGCATGCAAACTCTCTCCCGTAACGGATGGAAGGTTAAAAGTG TTCCAAAACCTCACTTGTCGTTTGAAGCTCAGTTGGTAGTTGGAAAGTCTCACCGTTTCCCCGCGGTTAGTTGCCCACCGCCTATTTTCACGATGTCAGTTTCTGAAATATTAAAAGGGCAAGAAAAGCATGAAGCCAATCTTAAGTACCCTCaaaggcttcggaggcttcatataTTTCCAACAAACAAAGCCGAG AATATGCAACCTGTAGACCGTTTTGTTGTCGAAGAATACATATTGGATGTGCTTCTTTTCTTCAATGGATG TCGCAAAGAATGTGCGTTTTATCTGGTCAGCCTTCCTGTGCCTTTTCGGTACGAATACCTGATGGCCGAGACCATATTTTCACAG CTTCTACTGCTGCCGAATCCACCTTTCAGGCCAATATACTATACGCTGGTTATCATTGACCTTTGCAAG GCTTTGCCAGCCGCATTTCCATCTGTTGTGGTAGCAGCAGTACATGCTCTTTTTGACAGAATTAGTAACATGGATACGGAATGCCGCACCAGACTTATCCTATGGTTTTCACACCACTT GTCAAATTTTCAATTCATTTGGCCTTGGCAGGAGTGGGCCTCTGTAAAAGGCCTCCCAAAATGGGCTCCACAACGTGTTTTTGTCCAAGAAGTATTAGAAAGGGAAATTCGGCTGTCCTATTTTGAGAAAATCAAGCAG AGTATTGAGGATGCTGCTGAGCTGGAAGGATTGTTACCACCAAAAGCTGGGCCTAATTTCAGTTATCATACTGATGAAAGCAAAGAAAGCACCGATGGTCACAGGCTATCCAAGGAACTTGTTAGCATGGTTAGAGGAAAGAAGACTACACGTGATATTATTTTGTGGGTTGAAGAACAAATAGTTCCTGCAAATGGTGCCAAATTCGCGGTTGGTGTTGTTAGCCAGACACTTCTTGACATCGGTTCAAAAAGTTTCACCCATCTTATCACCATTTTGGAGAGATATGGTCAAATAATTTCCAAACTATGCCCAGATGAGGAAATGCAGTTGTTGTTGATGGATGAAGTCAGTGCTTACTGGAAGAACAGTACCCAGATGACTGCTATAGCTATTGATAGAATGATGGGTTATCGTTTAATTTCCAATTTGGCTATTGTCAAATGGGTCTTCTCTCCTGCTAATGTCGATCAATTTCATGTTTCCGATCGTCCATGGGAG ATTCTCAGGAATGCTGTTAGTAAAACATACAATCGGATCAGTGACCTTCGGAAGGAAATCCAATCACTCAGGAAAAATATTCAAGTTGCTAAAGAGGCTAGTGCAAAAGCCATCAAGGAGTTGGAGGAAGCTAAATCAGTACTTGAGGTCATAGAGGGCCAACCTGTGCCATCTGAAAGACCAGGCAGGCTAAGACGGCTTCAAGCTTTTGCTGACAaagcaaaggaagatgaagtaacTACTGAAGAGTTCTTAGAAGCAAAGGAGGCTCTCCTTGCTCGGGGGCTTGAAGAAGGCAAA GAATTGCTTAGGTTACTATTCAAGAGCTTTGTTAATGTGCTTACTGAGCGTCTCCCACCTGTTTCTGCTGATGGAGATGTTCCTAATTTACGTGCTGGAGATCCAAATGTAACTATTCCAGCTGGCGAGCCTGAAGCAGCAACTATGGACATAGACAATGAAAATGGGGCAGATAACAATAG TCAATTGAATGGTCAAAATGCGAAGGCTGGGTACAGTATCGGAGAGCTTGAGCAGTGGGGTCTATGCACATTGGGGCATCTCAAGTCATTTTCTCGACAATATGCAACTGAG ATTTGGTCTCACGTTGCCATGTTGGATGAGGAGGTTTTTGTTGGGAGTGTTCACCCTCTTATCCGGAAAGCTGCA TCTCCGGTTTGTGCAGACCAATTAGCGACGGCTCTCACCTTTGATTCATGA